One genomic region from Acidobacteriota bacterium encodes:
- a CDS encoding glycosyltransferase, giving the protein MDQSVPFFSIIIPTYARPLRLAKCLRALKQLEYPPDRLEVIVVNDGGNERLDEIIQAGEFDFQVRLIHQTNQGPASARNTGARHATGDFLAFVDDDCEPAPEWLQHLAAQFRQTPEAMVGGHTINQLPHNLYSTASQLLIDYLYGYYNLQPGNNRFFTSNNLALAVQTFQTLGGFDATSFRNPAGEDRDLCARWNARNYPMVYLPHAHVAHSHELTLKSFWKQHFTYGCGAYAFHQARARRNQEHLKIEPFSFYWNLIFYPFRQYSVWSAWRFSLLFLLSQLANTSGFLWEWKLGLKKPGLRAGG; this is encoded by the coding sequence ATGGACCAGTCCGTTCCCTTTTTTTCTATTATCATTCCCACGTATGCCCGCCCCCTCCGACTGGCAAAATGTCTGAGGGCGTTGAAACAATTGGAGTATCCACCTGATCGCCTGGAGGTCATTGTCGTCAATGATGGCGGGAACGAGCGGCTGGACGAAATCATTCAAGCAGGTGAGTTCGACTTTCAGGTGCGGTTGATCCATCAAACCAATCAGGGTCCCGCCAGTGCCCGAAACACAGGTGCCAGGCACGCAACCGGCGATTTTTTGGCGTTTGTGGATGATGACTGTGAACCAGCCCCAGAGTGGCTGCAGCACCTGGCCGCACAATTTCGTCAAACACCAGAGGCAATGGTCGGAGGACATACAATCAACCAGTTACCGCATAATCTGTATTCGACGGCCAGTCAGTTGTTAATTGATTACCTGTACGGGTACTATAATTTGCAACCTGGGAATAACCGTTTTTTCACATCGAATAATCTGGCGCTGGCGGTTCAAACTTTTCAAACCTTGGGGGGTTTTGACGCCACCTCTTTTCGCAACCCAGCCGGTGAAGACCGGGATTTGTGCGCTCGGTGGAATGCCCGAAACTACCCCATGGTTTATCTTCCACACGCCCACGTGGCGCATTCGCACGAACTGACTCTCAAAAGTTTTTGGAAACAGCACTTTACCTATGGCTGCGGCGCCTATGCCTTTCATCAAGCCCGAGCCCGGCGCAACCAGGAACACTTGAAGATTGAGCCTTTTTCATTTTACTGGAATCTAATCTTTTACCCATTTCGGCAGTATTCGGTCTGGTCAGCCTGGCGGTTTTCCTTGCTCTTCTTGTTGTCTCAATTGGC
- a CDS encoding NAD-dependent epimerase/dehydratase family protein, translating to MKILVTGATWFVGSYVTEQLVQEGHQVRALVRPSTDPAWLQALGVKCVTGDLADLNSLRQAVEGCQIIYHLAAVTSRQNGKATDYREVNVDGTRNLTQAAAQAGVTRLVYVSTLGVHGSNFIPLLDEQTPIAPNTNYRKTKWQAEQVVMEAQTSGKLPVVIARIGSIIGPRGTNWLGLMKAIASRRFGYVGNGSNRIQLTDGADVAQGIIRCGTVPGIEGEIFVLAGPKSVPLREFVGHLARELGVPTPQKHSPTLPFQVFQHCVDHCFSITGVELPFAHRYSLFFTDYLISSAKAQQRLKYAPVIPLEESVQHTVEWARTHGYLPPRV from the coding sequence ATGAAGATTCTTGTCACCGGTGCGACCTGGTTTGTCGGCAGTTATGTTACAGAGCAACTTGTCCAGGAAGGTCATCAGGTACGGGCACTGGTCCGACCATCAACGGATCCAGCCTGGTTGCAAGCACTTGGTGTGAAGTGCGTTACCGGTGATTTAGCAGACCTGAATTCTCTGCGGCAGGCAGTTGAAGGATGTCAAATTATCTATCACCTGGCGGCAGTGACCAGTCGTCAAAATGGCAAAGCGACTGACTATCGGGAGGTGAATGTTGACGGCACTCGAAATCTGACTCAGGCGGCAGCCCAGGCCGGAGTCACCCGATTGGTTTATGTCAGTACCCTTGGTGTTCATGGATCGAATTTCATACCTTTGCTGGATGAACAAACCCCAATCGCCCCCAACACCAATTACCGAAAAACCAAATGGCAGGCGGAACAGGTGGTGATGGAAGCTCAAACTTCAGGGAAATTGCCCGTGGTCATTGCTCGGATTGGCAGTATTATTGGCCCGCGTGGGACCAACTGGCTTGGGTTAATGAAAGCCATTGCATCCAGACGATTTGGGTATGTGGGAAATGGATCAAATCGGATTCAATTAACCGACGGTGCCGATGTCGCTCAAGGAATCATTCGCTGTGGTACGGTTCCTGGAATTGAAGGTGAAATCTTTGTACTGGCTGGCCCAAAATCAGTGCCATTGCGTGAATTCGTGGGTCACCTGGCGCGTGAATTGGGAGTTCCCACGCCACAAAAACACTCACCAACGCTTCCCTTCCAGGTTTTTCAACACTGCGTTGACCACTGCTTTTCAATCACTGGGGTTGAACTCCCCTTCGCTCACCGATATAGCCTGTTTTTTACTGATTATCTGATTTCAAGCGCCAAAGCTCAGCAACGGCTCAAGTATGCTCCGGTGATACCACTGGAAGAATCCGTTCAGCACACAGTGGAGTGGGCTCGAACACATGGGTATTTGCCGCCCCGTGTATGA
- a CDS encoding alkaline phosphatase family protein: protein MHSSQIKETPSRNHQVIVVGLDSCDPVLVQRWAHEGKLPFLSSLIKTGVWSPLVSAHGLFPDMPWVSCTTGVVPAKHGFFNFMQLNRGTTEFVRRSAYSVRHYPFWWLLRGVGKRVAIFDVPKTYPLANIDGIQVAAWGEHYPLIEQSSLPRELIGDLVAKFGTYRHAKEVVSPRTIKVERQIYDLVRNGIEQRTQATAYLLKQENWDLFFTVFGESHYAGHQFYHHHDTSHWAHDPEWAAKLGDPLPASYSRLDSALAELFQQRSADVTLILVSVHGIATNYSGNHFMPDILEKLGYQVRAEHPAAPASTTGQLLKLTTSIRNLIPNVAREWINEHLVPEAVHDRTYFGQFSGRIDWRQSKALFMPSDHFEGFISINLQGREPFGTVQPGAEYDQVCAALISDLKQLTNPDTGRSAVRDVVQVSKLMTGPFLFNLPDLVVQWSDDAYITSVHHPRFGVLSDEHFPLRKNQHTNDGFLIATGKHINHQANFMNATTLDIAPTLLYLMGQPIPNDYDGRVLTELFEPEFVNRTPIQSCDRPLIIPEEMVV from the coding sequence ATGCACTCTTCTCAAATCAAAGAAACACCCAGCCGAAACCATCAGGTCATCGTGGTTGGCCTTGATTCCTGTGATCCGGTCCTGGTCCAACGTTGGGCCCACGAAGGCAAACTGCCGTTTTTAAGTTCGTTGATCAAAACCGGAGTCTGGTCGCCGCTGGTTTCCGCCCACGGATTGTTTCCAGATATGCCCTGGGTTTCCTGCACAACCGGCGTGGTTCCAGCGAAGCATGGTTTTTTCAACTTTATGCAGCTCAATCGGGGTACGACTGAGTTTGTCCGCCGAAGCGCTTACTCCGTCCGTCACTATCCGTTCTGGTGGCTGCTGCGTGGGGTCGGGAAACGCGTGGCGATTTTTGATGTCCCTAAAACCTATCCGCTGGCCAATATTGACGGGATTCAGGTGGCGGCCTGGGGTGAACATTACCCGTTGATTGAGCAAAGCTCGCTTCCGAGAGAATTGATCGGGGATCTGGTGGCCAAATTTGGCACCTACCGGCATGCCAAAGAAGTCGTTTCCCCCCGAACCATCAAAGTTGAACGCCAGATTTATGATCTGGTTCGGAACGGAATCGAACAGCGGACACAAGCCACGGCCTATCTGCTCAAACAGGAAAATTGGGATTTGTTTTTCACTGTCTTTGGTGAATCTCACTACGCCGGACACCAGTTTTACCATCACCACGATACTTCCCATTGGGCGCATGACCCTGAGTGGGCTGCCAAACTGGGTGATCCGTTACCTGCGAGTTATTCCCGTCTGGACAGCGCACTGGCCGAGTTGTTTCAGCAGCGGTCGGCTGATGTCACGTTGATTCTGGTTTCTGTCCATGGAATTGCCACCAATTATTCCGGCAATCATTTTATGCCGGATATCCTGGAAAAACTCGGATATCAGGTCCGGGCGGAACATCCAGCCGCACCAGCCTCAACCACCGGTCAACTTCTAAAATTGACGACATCCATCCGAAACCTGATTCCCAATGTTGCTCGCGAATGGATCAATGAACATCTGGTACCCGAGGCGGTTCATGACCGGACCTATTTTGGACAATTCAGCGGTCGGATTGACTGGCGTCAGAGCAAAGCGTTGTTTATGCCGAGCGATCACTTTGAAGGGTTTATCAGTATTAACCTGCAAGGCCGTGAACCTTTTGGGACAGTTCAGCCCGGTGCCGAGTATGACCAGGTCTGCGCGGCATTGATCTCGGATCTCAAGCAATTGACCAATCCCGATACCGGACGGAGTGCGGTTCGTGACGTCGTTCAGGTCTCAAAACTGATGACCGGTCCATTTTTGTTCAATCTGCCGGATCTGGTTGTCCAGTGGTCAGACGATGCCTATATCACATCAGTGCATCATCCCAGGTTCGGAGTCCTTTCCGATGAACACTTTCCCCTGCGTAAAAACCAGCACACCAATGATGGATTTCTGATTGCAACCGGAAAACACATCAACCATCAGGCCAATTTCATGAATGCCACGACGCTGGATATTGCCCCGACGCTGCTGTATCTGATGGGACAGCCGATTCCGAATGATTATGATGGACGGGTGCTGACTGAACTTTTTGAACCGGAATTTGTGAATCGAACCCCCATCCAGTCGTGTGATCGGCCACTGATCATCCCGGAGGAAATGGTGGTATAG
- a CDS encoding glycosyltransferase family 4 protein — protein MKVLLLSDYATLTGGAEIAVAGLRDGLRQRGHDARWLASSARPMDAVSHADYECRGSLSKSRILLQTANPWAYWKLRQVLREFQPDVVDVNIFLTQLSPLILPLLHHFPTLYRAHWYRAVCPTGTKMLPDGSLCQFQPGSKCYQSGCLSWLDWGLLMVQMKLFRRWQSAFQVVVPISQTTRQELHRGGIRTDEPVGLGVPETPSTAGWSPIPTVGFAGRLVPEKGADVLIHAVAKVRQTIPEAQLILIGDGPERKHLEELTSTLGLSSTVEFHGHQPQPVINQTLGQVWVQVVPSRWPEPLGLVAMEAMMRGRAVVASRCGGLMEIVVEGETGLLVPPGNPDALAAALLQLLTHPSLARRFGSQGRKKALREFTDQVYIEQSLQLYEQLTGSFPRPHN, from the coding sequence ATGAAAGTTTTACTGCTTTCCGACTATGCAACCTTAACCGGCGGTGCTGAGATTGCCGTCGCTGGCTTGCGCGATGGCCTCCGTCAGCGTGGTCACGATGCCCGGTGGCTGGCCAGTTCGGCGCGTCCAATGGATGCAGTCAGTCACGCGGATTATGAGTGCCGGGGAAGTCTTTCCAAAAGCCGAATTTTGCTCCAAACCGCCAACCCCTGGGCGTATTGGAAGCTCAGGCAGGTCCTCCGGGAATTTCAGCCGGATGTGGTAGATGTCAATATCTTTCTGACCCAGCTTTCACCGTTGATTCTGCCCCTCCTGCACCATTTTCCAACCTTGTATCGGGCCCACTGGTATCGGGCGGTCTGCCCGACCGGCACCAAAATGCTGCCTGATGGAAGTCTTTGTCAATTTCAGCCAGGATCGAAATGTTATCAATCTGGCTGTCTTTCGTGGCTGGATTGGGGATTGTTGATGGTGCAAATGAAACTTTTCAGGCGATGGCAATCCGCGTTTCAGGTCGTAGTCCCAATTAGCCAAACCACTCGACAGGAACTCCACCGCGGAGGAATCAGGACTGATGAACCGGTTGGATTGGGGGTTCCCGAGACTCCGTCCACTGCTGGTTGGTCGCCAATTCCAACCGTCGGTTTTGCTGGCCGCCTGGTTCCGGAAAAAGGCGCCGATGTACTCATTCATGCCGTTGCCAAAGTGCGGCAAACTATCCCAGAAGCCCAGTTGATCCTCATTGGAGATGGCCCGGAGCGCAAACACCTTGAGGAATTAACCAGTACACTTGGGCTTTCCTCAACCGTTGAATTTCATGGCCACCAGCCGCAACCAGTCATCAACCAGACATTGGGGCAGGTTTGGGTTCAGGTGGTTCCGTCACGATGGCCGGAACCGCTGGGATTGGTCGCCATGGAAGCCATGATGAGAGGTCGGGCGGTGGTGGCCAGTCGGTGTGGCGGACTGATGGAAATTGTGGTTGAGGGAGAAACCGGGCTCCTTGTTCCTCCTGGAAATCCGGATGCACTGGCTGCCGCCTTGTTGCAATTACTCACTCATCCTTCTTTGGCCCGGCGCTTTGGATCTCAGGGACGCAAGAAAGCTCTCCGGGAGTTTACCGATCAGGTTTATATTGAACAATCACTTCAACTCTATGAACAGCTTACGGGTTCATTTCCCAGGCCGCACAATTGA